Within the Miscanthus floridulus cultivar M001 chromosome 2, ASM1932011v1, whole genome shotgun sequence genome, the region TGTTTGATCTCGCTACTCGTCGTTGTCAGATGTGGGCGCGGCAACTGTCAGCGACCAGCGACATGCGAAAAGGAGACCAAAAAGAACGAGAACGTAGCTCAAATATAGCAGCGCGCGCCCACCAAACAAGTCATATGATACCAGCCACGACGCGCGGCTACCTCGCCCGCCTTGCCTTCCCCTTCCCCTACACGTCGCATCACGTCTCCACCGGCCGGCGGGGGCCATGCGGCGGTGCCCGTGCACGCGCGGTACATGTCGGTGTCGTGCCGTCCCGGCGTCGCCTTCACCTCACCGTAAAGCCCACGGCTCCTCCACCCGCTGCTGCACACCGACGACGCCCAACCAACGCCCGCCCGCGAGCACCAGGAACCACACACACGCTTAAAAGGTTTGGCCCCGATCGTCCCGCCCCATGCGCCCATGGACACGGTCGTGGCCACGGCCGCGCCCGCGCGCCGCCTCCTCGGCAATGGCACCCACGACCATCGCGCTCACCACGGCGGAGGCGCGGCGAGTTCCtcggcgcggccgccgccgcgggaGTCGTTCCCTATGCTGCTGCCCGTGTTCATCCTCTTCGTGATCCTCCTCTGCTTCCTCTCCATCTTCCTCCTGCGCGACCTCCTCCACTTCTTCTCCCTCTGGctgcgccgccggcgccgcctccgcgccgccgccgatgCGGACGCCGCGTCcggcgccagcgccagcgccgaCACCACGCCGGACGCGCATGCGCCGCACAAGCCGGCCGGTCTGGACCCCGCGGTCCTCGCCACGTTCCCCACGGTGCGGTGGTTCGAGGACACGCACCAGCCCGCGTCGGGGCAGGCCGAATGCGCCGTCTGCCTGTCGGAGTTCGCCGCGGGCGACGCGGTCCGCTGGCTCACCGTCTGCCGCCACGCGTTCCACACGGCGTGCATCGACTCGTGGCTCGGCGCACACACCACGTGCCCCGTGTGCCGCTCCGAACTGGACGCGCCGCCTACCATGCCCCGCTGCGGCGACGGTGGACGCATCGCGATCGTGGTAGACGATCAGGGAGCCAGCACGGCAGCGGTGGCGGACACAGACCATACGACATCACCCCCGGCGAGCGGTGGCGTGCAATCGCGCCCTGACCGGTGACATACATCTTGGCTAACCGCCGAGTGCCTGCCAGGCCACCGGCTTCTTGTTTAGatccttttctcttttttttttcttttgtttttttagtgtTGTGTTAGGTTTGAGAAGATAGCTAGCTCACGGCAGGGGTGTTGCAGGAATTTAGAAATGTGAATGTGATTTTTTTTTGGTATGTGAATTTTCTATATATGCTGAATGAATGAACAAAGCAGACGTTCATACCCAATTACAGATATGTACAAGCATGCTAATTCATGCATTGATGGAAAGTAAATATTTTATTTTGATTAGAAAATGTAGATATTTTTCATTAGTATAATACAGAAAATCGGAATTGTAATTTGTTCAAGCCGCAGCGTTCTGAGTTTTGAGCTATGAACAGGAGACACTCGAACCAGCCAACCAGGACTCTGATGATTGATAGCCATACATAAACATGGCTATTCTAAAGTTAGGAGAATACTAATTTTAAACTCCATTATACGGATGCAGGTGCATTCTTAATTCTAAACAATTAATTAAATGCTGTAGACGAAGGAGCAAAAGTATCCAAAAGCGTTTCAAAACGAAAAGAGATTTTTTGACATGTCAAAAAGGGAAATGTTATTCACACGGCAATATATTTGACTAACGGTTCAACGATGAGTATAGTTTTTCTCCATTAGCAACTGCAAACCACAGGTCATCTTTTTTTATATTACAATTTTATTTTTATATGATAGTAACATATGTATGTGAAACTGTATGGCATAAGTGCATACAAACGGGATCATCATATACAGGTAAATTTTACAATATATGAAGACATTAGACACACCGCATCTTATTTAGTTACCAAAGGTACAAGAGCCCCAACAAGGGGATCTGTAGACCCAAGCGGAGTCGTTCTTCATTGAGCACTGCCTCTATTCGAGTTCTTTGCCACTATAGATCTGTAGAAGCTCAGGAACCTCACGGTGAATTCTGCCGGGATCGCAAGGTTTAAGTTGCTTCACTAGACTGAAGTTCAGGATAAAAAAAGAAATGGAAAGAATTGCTAATACCTTCAATCTTTATGAAGCATTGGATGGTTTCACCATGGTCATGAACCTTCGTGGCAAAATCTTCTATGCTCATATTTTTCGTTTTCAAATCTGCCTCCGGTGATTTGTTCCCTTTGCGCTGCCCTTTTAGAAGCTTGCAGTCTTTAAACTAGCCAGATGGAACCAAACAAAGCAATGTGTGTCAGTCGACACAACATGGGTGTCTGAAAAATGAAAAAAGGGGCGATCATTGCAGATGCTAACATTGGTTACATGGTTCAAGTCCAAGGCCAGTTCATCAACACTGTGTTGGAAGTCTTCATCCTTGTCCCTTTTCAGTTCAGCTACCAGGTGCTGCATGTCAAGGGCAAAGGATAACAAAAAGGGAGGATGAATAGTTATACAATCTGGCAAAAACAAGCTACTGAAATAAAGAAATTACAGACTCATAATGAAGCAAagcttacagagaaaatgaaatgAGGTGACACATCATGTTCAATCAATTTTCTGATCTTTCCCCGGATAACAAACAGTCTGTACGCAtagcaaaacaaaacaaaacatttCTCTTAAGACGTTTAAACATTTCCCTGgaatcacatttgctaaactatGAGACATCAGGGCACAAGGAATAGTTTACTGCTTTGAACTTGGCTCCTCCATGATATTTCTGGCCACATTAGAGATTTCCTCTTCCCATCCTGTCAAAATAACTTGACCGTCTATGAACGGGTAGCTGCGGTTATAAGTGGATTTATTGATAAATGCAGAAGTTCCGCCAACAGCCACTTCATTTCAGCATTATGCAAAAAAGTAATCATCTCAACAAGGGCCAAAATATACATGCACCTTTGAGATGAATGATCAGTAACTTCCATAAAAAAGAATGTCATGCAAACACAGTTTCAAACTTAATCATCTCAACAATGACAAAATATACATACACCTTAACTGATGAATGATCAATAACTGTTACGGGAAAAAAGAATGTCATACAAACACAGTTTCAAAACGTAATCATCTCAACAATGACAAAATATACATACGCCTTAATTGATGAATGATCAGTATTTTACGGGAAAAAAATGCCATACCACTTGCAATGTTTAGAAATCAAGGGGGAGTAAAGTCACATTGTAAAACTATaatacacaattgtttttttaTTCACATGGCAATATCAGCACACATATTTAGACGTTTGAAAGTTTAATGGCTGTGCATCCGAGTTGGTGCAGAGGCCGGAATTTATACTTCATCTAAAAAAATGCAAACCAATATTATGACAACTCCAAATTCCTACTatccaaatttaaaattttatttcTTATGTACAAAATGGAAGATGAAATATCTACTTAAGGTGCTTACTATGCCTTCCAAGTAGCTTCAAAAGAGCGTATTGCTTGTCGGAGATTATTTCTTGCGCCAACCGTAATTCTCCTAGCAAGATCACGAGGCAAATCAATGGTCTCTTGCGTTGCAATGTACTCCAGAACCTTTATTATCTAAGAGCAAACCATCTTTCAGCAAACAGTCTAGTGCAATAAGTGAAAAAAAAAATCGTAGATATAACACTGATCAACAAGTTGTGTAGTGAAGTACCTCGTCAAAGGAAGGTGGCTGAAGAGTCACAACCTTACAGAGATGtttgatggcttcaagattagaaGCATCAGAACCGCAGAAAATAATTTTGTTGCACCCGGCATACCTCCCCAAAAACCAACCGATATAATGTTGAAGATCGGACGAGAGCTTATCAGCGTCATGGATAACAATCACTGCACGTATGTAAACAACTGATGCTTGAACACACAATGTAAAAATGCTGCCAAATCAATGCTGAGCATGTAATTGTTTGAAATTCCTAGCTTTATTAACAAAATATTGCATGTTACCTCTGCAGTTAGTATGGTCACAAGCTGAGTTTGGTGATGGGATGGATTCATTCAACAAAGTAGTTATGACGTACTTCTCATAGCCATGTAAATCAGCCAAGCTCACCTCCACATGATGCTCGGAGGTCTTCACTCTGACATCGATGTGCTTTCTAACTTCTCCCTGTCAGTGATGATTCTAGAATTGGTTGCATTTTATGAATTCACAACAATAGCAACAACTTTGTCACTTCAACGAAGGAAAAAAGGAACTTGATAACTTTAGCGAAAGTGACAAGGGATTTAAAAAATGGGAAACCGCGTTCTTGCATATAAAATACCTTCAGCTCCAATCTCTTTGTCTGTTCCTCTATCTGCGTCATGTCAGAATGAACCAAACATAAGCAATTGTGAAAATCAAGGTTTGGCCATTTAGCTTGTTAGATTAGAATGAGGATTAGTAACTTAAGCCAAGTTTGTAATAGTTACCTTGAGATCATGAGGGCCAAAAGCATCCCTTATAAGTGCCAGTACCATGCTGCTCTTCCCAACCGCCGGCGGACCTTCAAAGATGAAATGGCTGCACTGGTGTGCAACAAGCTGCATGCAACAAACCAACTTGTCCATGTATCAAATTCAAATGAACTTCACCACAATCCTAAAAGCTGCTCTGAGACGAAACTGCAAGCCAACTCGAAGCAACGTTTGCAATGTGGTCGTGTGATCACCAGCTGGTAGAGCTCGTCAGCGACGGTCTTGTTGCAGATGAACTCGTTGAGGACATTGGGCCGGTACTTGTCCGCCCACACGTACTTGTCGTCGGCCACTGCGGCCAATGCGGGGGAGTCGGCGAGGGACCGAGGGGACTCGTTGCTCGTGTCCGTCTGCAGTGACGGAGACCTCACTGTCGTCTTGGGCGAAACTCTGAGACAggttcccccacctcctcccgcgACGGTAGCGAACGGCGTCGCCCGGTCGCTGCTCCCCGCGCCCTCGCCGGCGGACATGTCCGGTTCGGCAATGGCTTTGGATCCCGCCGCcggctcctctctctccctcaaaGGCCTCCTCGCGGGGacaccacctccgcctccgccgccgccgctgcagccgGTTCCATCGACTGTCTAGGCCGTGGCGGCGGGCTTGGCGCGCGGCGCCGCGCCTCGAGTTCGCGCGCGACGGCGGCGCCACCGCCCTTGGGCAGGAAGGTGGCGCCCCAGCGGTGCAGTTTTATCATGAGCTCAGAGTGCAGCGGCCTGCCGCCTATCTGGCCGGCCGGACGCCCGCAAGCCGGGACGAGGTACGGGAGGAGACCGCCCTGTCCGAAGGCtccctggcggcggcggcggtcctcggtgatcacggcggagagCGTGGCTCCCGGCGACGAGGCCAGTGAAGGCGACGAGGTTTCCATGCCCGTGGTGATCTGGTCTGGGGGCCAGAGCGGGAGGTGGACGCGGCGGTGTGTGTCAGTGTGTGGGCACTGGCATCggcgtggcgtggcgcggcgcggcgcgaatAAGAGGTGACGAAACCTATGCACGGCGAGAAGCGCGAGGACGTCGACGGGGTTACCAACGCGCCCCAGTGATGTGCTACGCTGGCGCAGCGGCGACGGGGACTGGAGCCACTCAGATTTCTGCCGGACGCTGGAATCATTCCAGAATTGTTCTCTTGTCTTGGTTCTTACACCTATGGCCCCGGTCCCCCGGACTCCCGGTCTAGCTGCTGGCCGAAATACTCTACTCCGTACACAGTTAGCCAGTTAGGTTTCATGAATCAGAAATACTGTAGAtcagtttgtgtgagagaaaaaatacggTTCTGGTTGAAAATTTTACGATAAACCACGGGCAAACGAACATGCTGCATGATCGATGGCTTCGGTGACGCAAAATACTGTGATTTGCGGTGGCACGAAGCTTTATGCACCTCGTTCGGTTGTTCTGGAACTAGGCCAGATTTGTTTCGGCTATTCAATTGCTATATAAATTAGCATGTCGTTCTAGGTGGATATCTTCCATAGCACGATTTCGAGAAAAATGAACAGACCCTTAAGCGGTTACATAGAAACTATGCCTGCAACAATTCCTACCCCTgggaatttatatatataacgtTTGATGAGCTGGAACGATTCCTTGGCAGATTCCTAACTAACCGAACAAGCCCTAAGGAGTCATAGGGAAAATGAAAGCGGGGAGTCAACTctcaaggctcggcccaagtgtCTCCTAATACCCAACCCAATATACTAGGTGTCGGTTTGTTTAGCTCCAGCAATGCCTAGCAACGTGATTACATAGATTGATCCAGATGGTTGCACATGAAACACagagatttatattggttcgggccccTCGAGAAGCGAGTAAAAGCCGTACGTCCAGTTGctacttcttcttgtatttgtatGCTTGGTTACAAGGGCTGTTACTCCTAGCTCCGAGGTAGATTAGAATAAGGCGATGGTGTCGTGGTGGACGTGACGATCACAGAGTCCTTACCCCTCTTTTTATAggcagaggggtagggttacaacgaGGGCGATCAGCGCTACAGATTGGATTCCTAGTTGGTTATAATAAATCAATTCTATCTTACCATAGCTGTGATGACGGCGGATATCCTTGATACGTCGTGATCTCCAAGTTGGTGGATGCGCTTAGTCCTCGCGGGCTTCCTCCTCGGCTGTCCTCCGTCGATGGGCCAGATATATGGTCGGTGAGGGTATCCTGGGCCCATATCTCTAACAGTAGCGCCCGTAGGATTTAATGACGGGCTCATAGAGTTGTACCATCCTTCGGGTGCCGTGAGTCTCTGTAACGTTCGAGTACCGTAGGTCCCGATGAACACTTCTCGGGTACAGAGATGCTTGAATACAGTTAGAAGGTCCCGAGTATCAGGACGGTTGTGTGTATCGCACTGGCTGGCAGTAACGCCTTCCCGAGTTTCGGGATTCCTTCGAGTGGAAGTCTCCCTCCCGTTTGAATGCATCACATGCGCGCCATTAAATCCTGTAAAAGATAAGGATAGTGGTGCCTAGGAACTCGAACCATTCCGTATCCCATGCTTTTACTTTGTGGAACCCTCTCAATACCTGAGTGCGTTTTTAATGCCAACCACCCACTCCCATGCTACCGTCCTTAGGCCGCTTATTTAAGCAAGGGGTAGGAAGGCCAGTGAGTTTCACCCCTCCTTTCTTCTCCCAAATCCCCTAGCCTTAGAAGGAGTGCGAGAGTGGCGATTCTGGTTGTGTGCCATGGTTCATGGCGATTTCCAGCGGTCGCGCGCGATGCTGGGAGAAAGCTTTCAAGATCGGGTTCCATAGCGGCCTGGTGGCGGCCGTTCTCCTTCGGTGTTTGAGGTAGTTCCGCGAAGATAGGGAGGGACAATACCATCGGTTGCCCGAGTCGTTGAGGGGACGACGGCTAGGTTCACCGGCGATAGGCGCTTGGGAGCTCTCTGGGATGGAGTATCTGTAGGGAATCCTAGAGGGCAAATGGTAGCTTGTTGCCGAGAAGCCCTTTTCTCCACAGATCTCGATCTGGGTGCTCTCATGTATCGATTCGGAGGCTTGATGCCGCTGACTCGATGCTGTTTGCTCCTTCCCGACGCCGCAAAAGATGGAGTGAGCCGCCCTCCTCATGGGCCTTCTCCTCCTCTTGGATGTTAGAGGAAGCTTCACGAGGTGGGACTATCGGAGGTGTCTTCCAAGCGTCGTCCATGCTCGTGAAGGTTGAAGGCAAGGTGAGGGTCATGGTGCGCCTTCATCTAGCTTCTAcgcttcatgagatgtccatcgcTTTGAGTGGCGAAGTAGATCCTGTGCTTAGAAGGATTATCATACTATAGCAGTGTCTGATAGATTTTGATTATTGTAAACCAGGGGATGTAAAATGCAGCAGAGTTTAATAAAAAAAGAATGACTTGTTGATTTTGAACACTACTACCCGTGTCCTGATTAAATCGGGTGGTTTGAAGAATTTTGTTCAGTCAAATcttatcgacagaatatcattggtagtccttcgaggggtatcctacgaaggtagattgatcgatagagaggcttgtaatcaagaacaagaaggcaatagagacacacgagttagataggttcaggccgtcagtatgacgtaataccctactcctgtggtctgttggattgtattggctatcgtatgatatagcgtgtgtttggagggggtccctacccgccttatatagtccagggggcagagttacaagtcggttagatctaggagataactggaaagtaataacagattacatgaatcatgggatcatacgtatcctaacagatctcgtagtatctttagtacatcttcctggtgtcttgcaggaggcgccgagcagcatcgtgccccgcaaggcttcgtcttatgggctgggacacccctaggggcgcaacccatgtggtctaccatgggtatctagggttataccccccacagctagtccccaagcgccttgtattTGTCGTACAacgctgtcttgagcttgtccgagcaggtgcgaacaaagccgatcaatcaaactcatggttcgaccaccgtgatgagttgtcgagcagttgtgagccatcgccgagcagcgtgaaccatggCCGAGCAGCATGAGCGGTTGCTGAGCAACGTGAGCCATCGTTGAGCAAcatgaaccatcaccgagcagcgtgaaccatcgccgagtagtGTGAACCGTCGTTGAGCAGCGTggcccaagtatggcttgccataaggatgtaaggagctcaagttcagaattaaAAATTTCTTcctagtggaccaagtgtgcccacttagagtccgaccacgagaaagggagatagtcttcttcagcttcaagaggcatggagtctttcagattaaagcaaacacactcaccgcaaggtgaagtgtgcccacttagtccccgagcctaacagtaggtgacgtagtcacatggtgccagggtccaaagtaaaagaaaagtagaagaccaaccGAGCAGGCATCTAGTCCTCGGGCGTACCCTCaagatgagaaaagcacattcatctcaaggtgaagtgtgtccacttagtccctgagcctgatagtaggtgacgtggtcacgtggtgccagggtcggAAACAGTAGTCAACAgaagaaagcttgccgacatcatctaacatgcgcatatcaagaccccagacgtgctgcccaaaattagcaccctgatctgaacaacatggagcagcttgatagcacaccgatgagacatagcaagatccgaccaccaagggagtcctcagcttagctggcgatgtccgagtagcgaggagtccccagcatggctggcgatgtttgagcatcgaggagtccctggtgtggctggcgatgtccgagcactgaggagtccctagtgtaactggcgatgtctgagcaccaaggagtcttcGACATAGCTGGCTGATGATGAAGCACAAGCGACGAACAGTCCGGTCAACTGGTTGGTgatgaagtgaacattgagtagaagcgaccgacgaacagtctgatcaactggtcgacgacgaagtccatgaacctagcgattcgaccagttgatcagtggagaagtctgagcaccaggtggtccaatcacctggatgatgatcctgtaatacaaatatgtagaacgagtagtgcatgatgtaaaaatatatgaactccggagaagaatcagtaatggtgatgaaatagcgtatgcagctcggcaatcagttggtgtgaacacttagtgttattctgaagatgtatttatatttaatacaaactgCCCGAccaattagtgtgtagctgagtgtctagccctagctagcccgttaaccataacgcggagcgcgaagcccgtgtgcatgtaggaagaacaaagcgtagCTAAggggccactgccgaccacccataacgcagagggtagacgctcatgcatgtgtagggagaagctagagacagggccatctctagggacatctgagcgtcaacatgactgttcgggggttcggaaaatcgtttggagagcaaacatagagaaaatagctcagagaaatattatggcgatatacgaagattggagaatatttagaaaaatattaaagtatgacttagctttagacagaatgtctggtcgatGAGGCAGTGGGCGGTGAATTGTTGGTGAaggtgacctcagaggtggttccgagatcggatctgcagttgtaGGTATTGGGGTGATCAGCGCATAATCGATCTGCACTGCCTCGATGAGCTCTCTAACTCTGTCagtgttgatgatccacgagatctaTCCGactatgaagatctggccgggctacgagagggacgaagagcctgcggagcataccatcttgtttgatatagaaacagcacgcacacccctacctggcgtgccaactgtcgacagaatatcatcggcagtcttccgaggggtatcccacgaaggtagattgattggtagagaggcgtgtaatcaagaataagaaggcaatagagacacacaagttagacaggttcaggctatcagtatgacataataccctactcctatggtctgttggattgtaatagctatcgtatgatatggcgTGTGTTTAGagagggtccctgcccgccttatatagtccgaggggcagggttataagtcaattagatctaggagataaccaaaaagtaataacagattataggaatcatgggatcatatgtatcctaacatatctcgtagtatcttcaggatatctttctggtgtcttgcgggaggcgctgagcagcgtcgtgccccacaaggctttgtcttatgggctgggccacccctgggggtgcagcccatgtggtctgccatgggtatctagggtcgtaccccccacaaatccgatcttgcatttttatggccCCCCTTCCTGACCCGATGGGTAATTAGTATAACTACGGGTTATGCAAGTGACTCGATCTAAAATTTTACTCTAACCAAGTGCGGTCGTTCGTGGCTCCGGAAGCCAGCAATCCCGAAAACTCAAGGATCACTTGGGTGAATAGTGAGCACATGTAAGTCTCTGGGGCTGTGACACATGCTATTCTATCGAGTTAATAATGGGTAGAACAGGTGAACATTCGCTATCCGGAAGCGGAAGGA harbors:
- the LOC136539284 gene encoding E3 ubiquitin-protein ligase ATL23-like — protein: MDTVVATAAPARRLLGNGTHDHRAHHGGGAASSSARPPPRESFPMLLPVFILFVILLCFLSIFLLRDLLHFFSLWLRRRRRLRAAADADAASGASASADTTPDAHAPHKPAGLDPAVLATFPTVRWFEDTHQPASGQAECAVCLSEFAAGDAVRWLTVCRHAFHTACIDSWLGAHTTCPVCRSELDAPPTMPRCGDGGRIAIVVDDQGASTAAVADTDHTTSPPASGGVQSRPDR
- the LOC136536834 gene encoding replication factor C subunit 5-like; protein product: MSAGEGAGSSDRATPFATVAGGGGGTCLRVSPKTTVRSPSLQTDTSNESPRSLADSPALAAVADDKYVWADKYRPNVLNEFICNKTVADELYQLLVAHQCSHFIFEGPPAVGKSSMVLALIRDAFGPHDLKIEEQTKRLELKGEVRKHIDVRVKTSEHHVEVSLADLHGYEKYVITTLLNESIPSPNSACDHTNCRVIVIHDADKLSSDLQHYIGWFLGRYAGCNKIIFCGSDASNLEAIKHLCKVVTLQPPSFDEIIKVLEYIATQETIDLPRDLARRITVGARNNLRQAIRSFEATWKAYYPFIDGQVILTGWEEEISNVARNIMEEPSSKQLFVIRGKIRKLIEHDVSPHFIFSHLVAELKRDKDEDFQHSVDELALDLNHVTNFKDCKLLKGQRKGNKSPEADLKTKNMSIEDFATKVHDHGETIQCFIKIEEFTVRFLSFYRSIVAKNSNRGSAQ